A window of Mucilaginibacter paludis DSM 18603 contains these coding sequences:
- a CDS encoding lasso peptide biosynthesis B2 protein, whose product MLIKKLARKYKTFVQVPLHTKWLFIEALYTSAWVKLSLCFFPFKRVMAWLGTVNIETINTPDVQTLNTRMQVKKALELCNKYALWPTECYTLSLTGKLLLKRRHIGSTLYIGFKKDNSMYKGHAWLRAKDTYITGFKQSIGFTIHSRFS is encoded by the coding sequence ATGCTGATCAAAAAACTGGCACGGAAATACAAAACATTTGTTCAAGTACCATTGCATACAAAATGGCTGTTTATTGAAGCTTTATATACATCTGCGTGGGTTAAGCTAAGCCTTTGTTTTTTCCCGTTTAAAAGGGTAATGGCCTGGCTTGGCACTGTTAACATTGAAACCATAAACACCCCAGATGTGCAAACACTTAATACGCGCATGCAGGTAAAAAAGGCACTTGAGCTTTGCAACAAATATGCTTTATGGCCTACCGAGTGCTATACGCTGTCATTAACCGGCAAACTTTTGCTAAAACGCAGGCATATCGGCAGTACGCTGTATATCGGGTTTAAAAAAGATAATAGTATGTATAAGGGGCATGCCTGGTTGCGTGCTAAGGATACCTACATTACCGGCTTTAAGCAATCGATAGGTTTTACCATACATTCCAGATTTAGTTAA